GTCACTTTATTATATAAATCAAATATAAAGTAGGTCACTAAGAAGTGGCCTACTTTTAAACAAAACTATTTTATACAATGAGTTGTAATTAATCACACTGTTAAAAGCTGACGATAAAGCATATCCAAGGAAAGTCACCTTTTCCCCCGCAGATCCTTGCTCAGTAAGCGGTTCTGTAAAAAATTACGCCACAGACCATCAGTTGTAATCACAGAAATGCGGCTCCTCCCCACTAATGCGTCAGACGAAAAATCGGTGCTATGGCTAGGCAAAAAAACGATCATTCACAACATCAGAAGCCCGATGTGCAAAACCATTACTGGCAAAGAGATGCGCCTGCACGTAACTTCCTTAAAGTTTTTATGGGAGAGCAAGAATAGATAACTCCAGAGTAAAAATTCGTCGTCAAAAGGCAAAAATCGGGTACAGAGGCCAGGTAATACCGCGCTTCTTCGATTTTGAGGGTAAGGAACATCTATCGGATTGGATAATATCTATTAAAGAAGAGATTAATATACATAACGCTATGATGATAAGCATTAGACCCTATTTTAATCATCATCAATGACAAGTAAGACATCGTACATGCATACCTTATGCTGGGAGGCGTAGATACTTGAGTCATATGGGGTGGGACAACCTTGGTATCAGGTGTACAGCAGTCATTTATAGTAACAGAACGATGAGTACTGACCATTACCACTAACCTCGATATTTTATTTTTCAAAGGAATGTGCATTGTCTGAAACCAACATTCATTGAGACAATGCCATGAATAAAATTCCCCCTGAAAAATATAATAATTATTACCTTTATAAAATTAAAAAGACGCTGGAGTTAGCGGTGCTAGCTCACCATAGAACTCTTGTTGTTCGCGTTGATTTGCATTTCCCTGATAATGTTCATATTGAAAATAATAAGGCCATTAGCGCCTTTACACCGGCCCTAGAATCTCGACTCATAGCCAAATACAAACGACAGGTAAAGAAAAATCCCGGTAAACAGATTCATCAGTCAGACCTGCACTACGTCTGGGTCAGGGAGCAAAATCAATGTGGTACCAAAATCCATTATCACGCACTGCTCATGTTCAATAAAGATGTGTTCTATACGCTCGGTGATTACACACAAAGAGGAAATTTGGCTGATATGATCATTCAGGCATGGTGCAGCGCATTGAATCTGGATGCAGAGAAACACCGCACACTTGTCACATTCCCCACAAATCCTTGTTATTACCTGTATTGGGCAGACGCAAGCAAAGGTACCAACTTTGACGCCATAAATAGCCGCATTGAGTATATGGCGAAACACCGAGACAAGCAGTACAGCAGGAAAGTACGCACAATGGGATGCTCAGCCTAATGCTAAGCAATTCATAGAAACAATCCGCATCTTAATGATCACACTGGCTATTATCGAAAACGTAGCCAGTGGATCATCACATTTGGTATTTAGTTTTTTACGCAGTCTTCCATCCACTGAGGAGGGCTGTATTTTACATCAATCATCAGTCATTCCTCCTTTAACTTACTGACTTAAAGGAGATTTATCATGAGCAATACTACATCCTTATTGAACGATCAGCTTGTCGACATGGCGTTTATCACGAAATTTACACAACTTACCGATAAGTGGTTTTACAAACTGATTCAGGAAGGTGCATTCCCAAAACCGATCAAGCTCGGACGTAGCTCCCGCTGGCTGAAAAGTGAAGTAGAAGCCTGGGTGCAGCAGCGTATTGAACAATCTCGCCAGTAGTCACGTCTTCATTCTCCCCTTTTTACCAAAACGCGAATAGCAGGACACCATCCGATGTTATTCAGCGAAGATTGGCTGTCTGTTATTCAGCATATTGGAGACATTTTTCAAGTGATACCTAACACGACGCTATCCACGTTGCTTGATAAGTACCAGAGGCATTCTGCCAGTAAAGGTCAGTCACCAGCCAACCCTTTGGGCAATGATTGACGAATAGGTTTTCTTCGCCTGCTTTGGTTACTGGAGAGATTATTACCCTGCTTGATATTGATAAATTTATAAGGACACCCTGCCCATCCATCGTCAATACCTTACAAATAGACGGCCATCTCACAACCCTAACGCAAACTTTCAGCATAACTGCGCATTCTGCGCAATTTCTTGCTCACTTTCTGGTGGAAATCACTTTTTGCGCAATGGATGCCGTTTTTTCACGAGGTCTGCGCAATTTATTGCTCAAATTTGGCTTAGGGAAAATTTGAGTTAAGAAAATTAACAGTAAAAACAATCAAATGAAAATTGGCATACGAATTGCTATGCAGAGCGTGAAGTTACTCATTACGTTCAACAACAAGGAGCAAGACTATGCCAACTCCATGCTATATCAGCATCGAAGGTAAAACGCAGGGCAACATCACCGCAGGGGCTTTCACGTCTGATTCTGTCGGCAACATCTATGTGGAAGGCCACGAAGACGAAATGCTGGTTCAGGAATTCAAACACATCGTCACCGTACCGACCGACCCGCAGTCTGGTCAGCCCTCCGGCCAGCGCGTACACAAACCGTTCAAATTCACCGTGGCACTGAACAAAGCCGTTCCGCTGATGTACAACGCCCTGGCCTCCGGTGAAATGCTGCCGACCGTGACCCTGAAATGGTATCGCACCTCGGTGGAAGGGAAGCAGGAACATTTCTTCTCTACCGTGCTGACCGATGCCACCATCGTGGACATCGACTGCAAAATGCCACACTGCCAGGACCCGTCAAAACTGGACTACACCCAGTTAATCGAAGTGTCGCTGGCCTACCGCAAGGTTGACTGGGAACACACGGTTGCCGGTACCTCCGGCTCTGACGACTGGCGTACACCGGTCGAAGCGTAATCTTTCTGTTTCTTTACCCGGGCTTGTCCCGGGTTTTCTGCGTGCACTACCCTGAGGTCTGATTCTCCCAGACCTGAGTGCAGACAACACGGTGTTCATCACGGGAAGCGAGGGAATAAACGTGGCAAACAGTACAGGATTACAGTTTACGGTAAAGGTCGGTGCATTGCCCGCCTCGACGTTTGCCGTGGTGGATTTTCAGCTCAGCGAGGCGCTTAACCAGCCGTTTGCCCTGTCGCTGAATCTGGCGAGTGCCTTGTCGGATGTCGATTTTGGCGCCGTGCTCGACCAGCCGTGCGAACTGCTGGTGTGGTACGAAGGCGAACTGAAACGGCGCGTCAGCGGGATTATCAGTGCCTTCGCACAGGGCGACACCGGCTTTCGCCGCACACGTTATCAGGCAGAGGTTCGCCCGGCACTGTGGCGGCTGGGGCTGCGTACCAATGCCCGCATCTTTCAGGCGCAAAAGCCGGAGGCCATTATCGGTACGTTGCTGGAAGAGTCTGGCATTACCGATTATGCCTTTGCATTGCGTCACGACCACGCCCCGCGCGAATACTGCGTACAGTATCGTGAGAGTGATTTGGCGTTTGTCACCCGTCTGGCAGCGGAAGAAGGGCTGTACTTCTTCCATGAGTTTGAAGAAGGCAAGCACCGCGTCGTCTTTTCGGATGATGCCGGGGCGCTCAGCAAAGGTCCGGAATTGTTCTTCAACCTCGCCACGCACGGACTGAGCGAAGGCGAATATGTCCGCCGCTTCCGCTACGCCGAAGCCGTCAGTACCGCCGAGGTCGCCCTCAAGGATTACAGCTTCAAAACCCCCGCCTACGGCCTACTGCACAGCAAGATGAGCGGCGAATTAGTGCACCAGCGCGAAAGCTATCAGCACTTCGATTACCCCGGTCGTTTTAAACAAGACCCGAGCGGTAAGGCTTTCACCGGCTATCGGCTGGATGCGTTACGCGCGAATGCCATGACCGGTTCGGGTGAGTCTAATGCCGCCATGCTGATGCCGGGCAGCAGTTTTACCCTGACTGAGCACCCCAATCCGACACTCAATGCTGTCTGGCAACTGGTTGCCATCACGCACAGCGGGCAGCAGCCGCAGGCGCTGGAAGAAGAAAGCGGCGGTGAACCGACCACCTACAGCAACAGCTTTGAGGTCATCAGTTCCAAAAGTACCTGGCGTGCCGATTTACCGTACAAACCGATGGTGGATGGTCCGCAAATTGCCACCGTTGTCGGCCCGGCGGGTGAGGAAATCTACTGTGACGAATATGGTCGCATCAAATTGCAATTCCCGTGGGACCGCTACGGCTCCAGTGACGACCAGAGCTCCTGTTGGGTACGCGTTAGCCAGGGCTGGGCGGGTGGTCAGTACGGCTTGATTGCCATCCCGCGTATCGGCCATGAAGTGATTGTCAGCTTCCTTGAAGGCGACCCGGACCAGCCCATTGTGACGGGCAGAACCTTTCATGCCACCAATCCCTCGCCGTATACGTTGCCGGAGCATAAGACCAAAATGGTGATTCGCTCCGACACGCATCAGGGAGACGGCTACAACGAACTGTCTTTTGAAGACGAGTCAGGGCGGGAGAACATCCATCTTCACGCCCAGAAAGACATGTCGGTCAAGATATTGCACGACATGACGACGCGGGTCGATGCCAGCAAGGTAGAAAGTATCGGCGATAACCGCAGTACCGAAATCGGTCAACATCACCAGCACCGGGTCGGTGGCAATATGAACCTGACGATAGGCGGCCAGGGGCTCGGGTTGCTGGGCGGGTTGTTCAGCCTGATAGCCAACAGCGGTAAATTCATGAAAAAGGAATCGGCCAAAGTGGGTGAGCCCGGTGTGGAGCAGTTCGCCGATGATATCAATAAGGTGGGTGCAGCGGCAGAAACGTTATCATTGACGGCGGGAAAATCGTTTACCGACGCCGGCGGATTCAAAAGTAAAGCCGGGCTGGATTTGGCCTCAAAAGGCACCTCATTGGCCGGACTGCTTTCCAGTCTGATGCCCGGTTCCGGTATTTTTAACACCGTCGTCGAAAAGTTTCGCTCGGATACCACCGGGATTGCCAGTACCGAACAGGTTGGCCTATATAAAAACACGCTGGTAGGTCACACCCAGACGCTGTCGGTCGGACAGGTGCTTAAACTGCTGGTCGGCGATAAGTACGATATCGAGAGCAAAAGCTCCATCTTCTCCCGTACCAAAAAACATACGCTATACGCCAAAGAGAAAATGGTGATTGGCGGGCCGGGCGGCACAATTACTATTGATGACAGCGGTATCACTATTCAGGCGAAAAGCATCAAGCTGAAAGCGCCGTCTATCGACATGTCTGGGGGAGCCGCAGAGCAGGCGGCAGCGCTAAGCAGTGACAAGCCGTTCACGGAAGAGTGTCCGTACAAGAAAAAATAAGGAGTCAGGATGCTGGAAAATCCCTATGACGCGGTGAGTGACGGCCTGAAACAGGTGGTATTTACCCCGGCGACCACAATGGTGGATGAACAAGAACACGCTCTCTATACCTATCTGTTGCTCAATGCAGCAGCCAGCCCGGACATCGCCATCTGTCTGGAGGGGTTCGCGCCACCTTACCGTTCGCTGTTTGATGTATCGGTACTGGATAGTCTGGGTCACGTTGCGCCGTATCT
The nucleotide sequence above comes from Pectobacterium brasiliense. Encoded proteins:
- a CDS encoding type VI secretion system tip protein VgrG; protein product: MANSTGLQFTVKVGALPASTFAVVDFQLSEALNQPFALSLNLASALSDVDFGAVLDQPCELLVWYEGELKRRVSGIISAFAQGDTGFRRTRYQAEVRPALWRLGLRTNARIFQAQKPEAIIGTLLEESGITDYAFALRHDHAPREYCVQYRESDLAFVTRLAAEEGLYFFHEFEEGKHRVVFSDDAGALSKGPELFFNLATHGLSEGEYVRRFRYAEAVSTAEVALKDYSFKTPAYGLLHSKMSGELVHQRESYQHFDYPGRFKQDPSGKAFTGYRLDALRANAMTGSGESNAAMLMPGSSFTLTEHPNPTLNAVWQLVAITHSGQQPQALEEESGGEPTTYSNSFEVISSKSTWRADLPYKPMVDGPQIATVVGPAGEEIYCDEYGRIKLQFPWDRYGSSDDQSSCWVRVSQGWAGGQYGLIAIPRIGHEVIVSFLEGDPDQPIVTGRTFHATNPSPYTLPEHKTKMVIRSDTHQGDGYNELSFEDESGRENIHLHAQKDMSVKILHDMTTRVDASKVESIGDNRSTEIGQHHQHRVGGNMNLTIGGQGLGLLGGLFSLIANSGKFMKKESAKVGEPGVEQFADDINKVGAAAETLSLTAGKSFTDAGGFKSKAGLDLASKGTSLAGLLSSLMPGSGIFNTVVEKFRSDTTGIASTEQVGLYKNTLVGHTQTLSVGQVLKLLVGDKYDIESKSSIFSRTKKHTLYAKEKMVIGGPGGTITIDDSGITIQAKSIKLKAPSIDMSGGAAEQAAALSSDKPFTEECPYKKK
- a CDS encoding helix-turn-helix transcriptional regulator translates to MSNTTSLLNDQLVDMAFITKFTQLTDKWFYKLIQEGAFPKPIKLGRSSRWLKSEVEAWVQQRIEQSRQ
- a CDS encoding inovirus Gp2 family protein, which encodes MNKIPPEKYNNYYLYKIKKTLELAVLAHHRTLVVRVDLHFPDNVHIENNKAISAFTPALESRLIAKYKRQVKKNPGKQIHQSDLHYVWVREQNQCGTKIHYHALLMFNKDVFYTLGDYTQRGNLADMIIQAWCSALNLDAEKHRTLVTFPTNPCYYLYWADASKGTNFDAINSRIEYMAKHRDKQYSRKVRTMGCSA
- a CDS encoding Hcp family type VI secretion system effector; this translates as MPTPCYISIEGKTQGNITAGAFTSDSVGNIYVEGHEDEMLVQEFKHIVTVPTDPQSGQPSGQRVHKPFKFTVALNKAVPLMYNALASGEMLPTVTLKWYRTSVEGKQEHFFSTVLTDATIVDIDCKMPHCQDPSKLDYTQLIEVSLAYRKVDWEHTVAGTSGSDDWRTPVEA